TGAAAAGCTCGTACAAGTTTTTGATGCAATTATTATGCGTGCATACTATTTTTTCCTAAAAAAGTACCATAAAAACTTTTTATGATACTATCATACAACGGTTTTTAGCTTTAAAAGTTTGGCCAAATGGCCTAAATAGCTTTTCAAGGCTTTCGATTTCGGCGGGTATTGGCCGGGGAGTTGCCATAGGGGCAATGTCGGCATCCGTTTTTGCAACAGTAACCGCGTTTGAGGTGGTATTTGGCGGTGAAGACATACAGTCCGTTTTCGACATAATAATCTTCTCCTTCTACTAAGTGGCGTGGCATATCCAGATAGGGCGTGGGGGTATGAGGTTTTCTGACGGCGGCCTCTCCATTGGAAGCGCCTATTTTTGGGTAAACAAAATAAGTCGGGCAAGGGTTTGTTTGGGCTGTACTTAGACGAAAAAAACGGCCACAGGTGCACGGATGGTGTTATGGTTTTCAGTGAGCGTACTTTGGTTGGGCAGAGGCGAGGTATCCCAAAAACGGCCACGGATGCACGAATTTTAGTTCCATTCGTACATCCGTGCAAGCCTCCCTAGCTGAAGTGTTATAGGCGCTGGGAGATTTTCAAACAATCATTTAGGCTCTTCCGAGCTGCTTCAACATCCTGATATGAGAGTTGATGGCCTGCCCGAAGGTCTTTTGCTCGTAATATGGTAGTTCAAATTCGGCGGCAGTCTGTCGGACTATTTCGGAGATAGGTTTGTAGTGGATATGGCATACATGGGGGAAGAGGTGATGCTCTACCTGAAAATTCAGCCCTCCGATATACCAAGACAGCAGTTGGTTGTTGCGTGCAAAGTTGGACGTAGTATACAGCTGGTGAACGGCCCAGGTGTTTTCTAGGCTGCCGGTCTCATCGGGTACAGGATAGGTTGTACCCTCTACTACGTGGGCAAGTTGGAAGATAACGCTCAGAATCAGCCCCGCAGTCATGTGTACGACCAAGAAGCCCAACAATACTTGCCACCAGGCGATGCCCAATACATAATAAGGCAATACAAG
The nucleotide sequence above comes from Eisenibacter elegans DSM 3317. Encoded proteins:
- a CDS encoding DUF5522 domain-containing protein, encoding MPRHLVEGEDYYVENGLYVFTAKYHLKRGYCCKNGCRHCPYGNSPANTRRNRKP